A genomic stretch from Pochonia chlamydosporia 170 chromosome 4, whole genome shotgun sequence includes:
- a CDS encoding base excision DNA repair protein (similar to Metarhizium acridum CQMa 102 XP_007808343.1), with product MAVPSVAPLRRSARNVKTETVVKTETITPNRNRITSRSVKRSASPNSPQRHNIKKIKNEPVSPTVKRISDISPRKSAIETVTTKAEVLKERKLKSFSAFSKQSPYPDFVRPTAEECRTAHRILAKVHGERLRPEEVVAPTKTAGCGDSPSVLDALVRTILSQNTSNKNSTRAKLSMDEEYGGSDKWEEIASGGQARLEKAIQTGGLAATKSKVIIGLLQQTKQKYGVYSLDHLFEASDEEAMKEMISFQGVGPKTASCVLLFCLQRPSFAVDTHVHRITGLLGWRPASAGREETQAHLDAVVPDDEKYPLHVLFVTHGRLCAECKAGGKTVKNCELRRAFKNGRFTGGAKEDAASIKKEEESI from the coding sequence ATGGCTGTTCCGTCAGTGGCGCCGCTTCGGCGAAGCGCCAGAAACGTGAAAACGGAAACTGTGGTGAAGACCGAGACCATCACGCCTAACAGGAATCGCATCACTTCGAGATCGGTGAAGCGTAGTGCATCACCGAATTCACCTCAAAGACATAACATCAAAAAGATCAAGAATGAGCCTGTATCACCAACAGTCAAGCGGATCTCTGATATCAGCCCCCGGAAATCCGCCATCGAAACAGTGACAACCAAAGCAGAGGTTCTCAAGGAGCGTAAACTCAAATCTTTTTCTGCGTTCTCGAAGCAGTCGCCGTACCCAGACTTTGTCCGTCCCACCGCGGAAGAATGCAGAACTGCTCACAGAATTCTTGCAAAGGTTCACGGCGAACGACTTCGTCCAGAGGAGGTTGTGGCGCCTACGAAAACCGCAGGCTGTGGAGATTCACCGTCTGTCCTGGATGCTCTGGTGCGCACAATATTATCACAGAACACAAGCAACAAAAACAGCACCAGAGCCAAACTGAGTATGGATGAAGAGTATGGAGGTAGTGATAAGTGGGAAGAGATTGCGAGCGGCGGCCAAGCGAGGCTGGAGAAAGCAATACAAACCGGCGGCCTGGCTGCAACCAAAAGCAAAGTCATCATCGGTCTTCTGCAGCAAACGAAACAAAAGTATGGTGTATACTCGCTCGACCACTTGTTCGAGGCgtcagatgaagaagctATGAAGGAGATGATTTCCTTTCAAGGGGTAGGGCCGAAGACAGCGAGTTGCGTGTTGCTCTTCTGCCTGCAACGCCCTAGTTTTGCCGTTGATACCCATGTTCATCGCATCactggccttcttggctggaGACCAGCTTCTGCTGGGAGGGAAGAGACTCAGGCCCATTTGGATGCAGTTGTGCCTGATGATGAGAAATACCCCCTACATGTTCTCTTTGTTACACATGGCAGACTCTGCGCGGAGTGCAAGGCTGGTGGTAAGACCGTGAAGAATTGCGAGCTGCGGAGAGCTTTTAAGAATGGGCGCTTTACTGGAGGCGCCAAGGAAGACGCGGCTTCTAttaagaaggaggaagaatCAATATGA
- a CDS encoding cytochrome P450 6A1 (similar to Colletotrichum fioriniae PJ7 XP_007601935.1): MAKVLALLASPQDWPASILILGITTFVILLFRFATRPAWPLKAPKSLQGWPVLGSPGFFGHRLSFLQKGFSKSSSGQFSFFYGPYPIVALSGSAGRKTFYTSRGLDMNEGFAALFSAAPTVDHLYDGEGTLGNHLVSLFKRFLQKGRLESNLPIMVRDCMTSFHDLDTSVPVDPFDSVYALIYQLTVRHLGSVDIANDPKLLRETLGIFGALDDSSALEVMFPRLPVPSRLSKIWAGARLHRIFCKIMQDRRRTGRTEEDPMQLMMDDGEKDVITSAFIMGGIFAGLLNTGVISAWILLFLSQNSLWYRKVQDEVSAAIAKHRYSETEPGPDVLGRLKMEDWETDFPMIDYCLRETIRLVMPGSAIRKNVGKDIEILGSGEIIPRNTYAVYPIADVHLDPEVYSEPHKWDPSRYFADRAEDKKVSHAYVGWGSGMHPCLGMKFAKIEVAMCIALFVAFFDFKLVDKDGNTENAQLPTLNHGNFSATRQAGQAFLQCERRTL; the protein is encoded by the exons ATGGCGAAAGTTCTGGCATTGTTGGCTTCGCCCCAAGACTGGCCCGCGAGCATTCTGATACTAGGAATAACCACATTCGTTATTCTTCTATTTCGATTCGCCACGCGGCCAGCGTGGCCATTGAAAGCGCCTAAATCTTTACAAGGGTGGCCAGTGCTCGGGTCTCCTGGATTCTTTGGTCATAGGTTGTCGTTTTTGCAAAAGGGTTtctcaaagtcttcttctggtCAGTTCAGCTTCTTCTACGGACCGTACCCGATTGTGGCGCTGTCAGGTAGTGCCGGGAGGAAAACCTTTTACACCTCTCGTGGCCTTGACATGAATGAAGG ATTTGCTGCCCTGTTCTCAGCAGCACCGACTGTTGACCACCTCTACGACGGAGAAGGCACTTTGGGGAACCACTTGGTCAGTCTATTTAAGCGGTTCTTACAAAAAGGTCGCCTTGAATCGAACTTACCTATCATGGTTAGGGACTGCATGACAAGCTTCCATGATCTTGATACAAGTGTACCAGTGGACCCTTTCGATTCAGTGTACGCTCTCATCTACCAGCTCACTGTTCGCCACCTAGGGAGTGTTGATATCGCGAACGACCCGAAACTGTTGCGAGAGACTCTAGGTATTTTTGGCGCGTTGGATGACAGCTCAGCTTTGGAAGTAATGTTCCCTAGACTGCCAGTCCCGAGCAGACTTTCAAAGATTTGGGCAGGTGCTAGATTACACCGGATATTTTGCAAAATCATGCAAGACAGGCGACGGACTGGGCGTACAGAAGAGGATCCTATGCAGCTGATGATGGACGATGGCGAAAAAGATGTCATTACTTCTGCT TTTATTATGGGCGGAATATTTGCTGGTCTCTTGAACACGGGGGTCATATCAGCCTGGATCTTGCTGTTTCTCTCCCAGAACAGCCTGTGGTATCGAAAAGTTCAAGACGAGGTGTCTGCCGCTATAGCCAAGCACAGATACTCAGAGACGGAGCCTGGGCCTGATGTGTTAGGCCGCCTCAAGATGGAAGACTGGGAAACCGACTTCCCGATGATCGACTACTGCCTTCGCGAAACCATCAGACTGGTAATGCCAGGGTCGGCAATACGCAAGAACGTTGGAAAAGATATTGAAATCTTGGGCTCAGGGGAGATTATTCCCAGGAATACCTACGCA GTATATCCAATTGCAGATGTCCACCTTGATCCGGAGGTGTACTCAGAGCCGCATAAGTGGGATCCAAGCAGATATTTCGCAGATCGAGCGGAGGATAAGAAAGTGAGCCACGCCTATGTGGGATGGGGAAGTGGCATGCATCCTTGTC TGGGAATGAAG TTTGCCAAGATCGAAGTGGCCATGTGTATAGCTTTGTTTGTGGCCTTCTTTGACTTCAAACTAGtggacaaggatggcaaTACGGAGAACGCTCAACTGCCCACTCTTAACCACGGGAATTTCTCAGCGACTCGACAGGCAGGACAGGCATTTTTGCAGTGTGAACGGCGTACATTGTAA